The Camelus ferus isolate YT-003-E chromosome 26, BCGSAC_Cfer_1.0, whole genome shotgun sequence nucleotide sequence AGTGAAGTAGCATATTTCAAATATTGATGCTGCCCTGATTTTAGATTGAGGGTATCAACTGCTACTCCAGCAAACAGCAAAAGGGAATCAATCTCCTGGTTTGTGCAGTATTATAGAATTTAAATTTGGGATTTCAATTCCCACCAGCCTCAACAGAAATAAAGGATGACCTGGGAAAAAAACTACTCTGTCTCCAAATCACAGCAGAAACTCTCAGAAGTTGTTTCCCTAAAAGGTGCGATTACCAATTTTAACCTGTTTAAATAGATTCCTgtgtttcttttgaatttttctaacAGTGGAACGTAAATTATGTTCTAGCaataaagtaaaatgacaaaattccTTTATGGCTCCACAAGAACCAAATTGGAATGAAGTTGAAAAGAGGCAGTGGCAGGAAGAATTCTAAAATGTTCCCCAGGATTTTCCAGTCTAATCCCAGGAAGACAGGGATATTGAAGAAGATAGGGTATTCCGTCCATACTTATGTTATATTACAGGACAAAAGAGTTTTGCAGTCTGATCGGGTCTACTCTGAGCTAACCAAAATGGGGGTTATCTGGGTGGGCTTGGTCTCATCACATGACccctttaaaaagttttcttctgCTATTTGCACAGGAGAAGTCCGAGAGATTCAGAGTGTGAAGGCGATTGGACGGGAAGGATGCGCTCCATTGCTGGCTCTAGAACCACTGTTTACAGCAGGTGAGGTGTGTTTTgaagaagcaaaaggaaaggaTGAGGAGAACAGAAGGTGGGGATGTGACAGGATAGTTCCAAATATAAAGAGGATGCTGTTCCTAGAAAAAGGGGGTTTCTAGGCAGATCAAACAAAGTTAAGTGTATCTATTAGCATCTAATTTGATGCTGGAGGTAAATAGAGCTGATCTTCTAGGTACATTCCAGAGTGAACATTGACCTTTTTGTGACCAGTATCTCTTTGGGACACCGGTCAGCTGATTCAGAAATGGACACGCTTTGGTTGTCTGCATTACCTGGAGAGGTTTCTAGACTGTAAACCCCTGGGACCCAGTGATGCTTATCATTTTTGCTGGCTCCCAGGTAGCCTGAAGAGATTTTACTTGTTGCTATCAGCTGAGCAAAACGTTCTGGTGTTTCGACTTTTCCTCTAGTCTATTCAGAGGAAGGGAAACTCGAAATCAGTCTGTGATAACAGTGTAAGGATCATTTTGTTGGAAAGTCCGAGTAATACTGATGACATCAGCTCAGAAGTGCTGCTTCTTTTATTACATTGTGAGTCAGTCACCCACTAACTTATCTTTTAAAGTTATCCATGTTTCAGACTGACATCAATTCGTAGCACCCACGTTTGAAATGTGATTTATCTTTCTGGAGATACCTCTTTCAAGAAGGAGTAAGACAAGGTAATGGTGATAGGAACACATATTTGAtcatccttttatttaaaaaaaatctgcacctgcatttccattcTGCAAATGATGACATAATTTCTCAATTCCAACTCTGACAGTGTTTCAGAGAATTtccaattaaaatatgaataacagATTATTCTGGGGCTAAATGAAGATTTTTAGGCCGAAAGGTAACATTTAGCAATGTTTTACTTTACATTTAATTTCACATCTAATGTAGAgtcactttagaaaaaaaaacaaaaccaaggttTAAATGTAAGTGCAAAAAATTGAGAAACAAGGCTGATTTCCACAAATAAAAGTCTAATTATCCAAAGTCATCTGGGAACAAGATTTTCTACATATGTCCACTTCCTAGATAACACAGTTCCCAATGGGATGGGAgccttttcccattgtatatttcCTTGGTCTCTCATCAGCTTAGGGACTGGCTTGTCTACACTGGGCTTTCTGGGATATTAAAGTGGGTAGAGATGCTGCCCCTGTCCTCATTGCCCCAGCCTGCAGTGCTTCCCAAATGGCTTTGGTTTCATAACCCCTTTCTTTGATATCCATTGAAGAATACTTATTCTATCCTCTTAATTTGTTGTTTATATCAGCTATCAccttggaaaaattaaagaaacaattttattaaaattatttattaaaagaagtTTTTTAGAGGTACTGACTGAGAGAGTAGAGTTATCGTCTGTAGCATTAAAATTCAGGGAATGGGTGTTAATTATTAGTTTCACAGGTATATCCTGGAGGACTGAATTTACTGGAAGTCTAACGCCAAACTAAGGGAGATATTCCTGGGTTACTTAAAATAGATGGatggcttctcttttcctttaacgATGGAAGAATTTTAGAAGAATTATTCCAAAATCAGAGGCAGAAGGTCTGTGTTTTAATGACACATCTAGTTGTAGACCTGAGTTCCATTAAGCAAGAGCGTGTTGTAGACATGTCATCATATTGGGAGTGGAGAGACTTAGAGTAAAGACCTCTGTTTCCAGCCCTGTCACCCACTAGTGGCATGGCTTTCGGCAGAAATTtgcctttcctttcatttcattcccttccttctaATAAAAGGGAGTGCAGtagtacagtcatcccttggtatccgcAAGGGATTGGATCTAGGACCCTCCATGGATCcaaaaatccatggatgctcaagtcccttacataaaatggcgAAGTGTTTGCATATGGATAGGCACATCCAACCACAGACcttaaatcacctctagattacttacaatacgtAATGCAGTGTAactgctatgtaaatagttgtaaatacaatgtaatgctatgtaaatagttttgctttttggagctttctggattttttttttttttttttttttactattttcaatCAGCAGTTGCttgaatctgaggatgcagaacTCACAGATAGAGCCCGATGCTCTAAGCTCCTTCCAGCTCCAAAAGCCGTTCGTTCATCAACTCCCTGAGACACAGTGAGGGGCTGGAGATTACCAACAGGAACCTCTCCCAATAACAAATGATATAGAAAGGTAATTGTGATGCTCTGAGGAATGAAAGAAGTCTGTAAGTATGTAAGTACATAGTCCAATGATCTACTGTAGGTGATAAAATCTGAAAGGTACCATAACAATTATTCTTCTCATAACTGATGCCACtgatataatatttaaaaattaagctccTTAAGTCTAAACGCTAAACTATTCACCCTTTTCaagttaaatgtatatatacacatgcatatgtgtaTTCCCAAGTCAACAAGAATACCTTAAAAGTATTCTGGAACTTCAATTAGATTATACCCTTTGGGTCTGTTGGTTGAAACTGACTTGGCCTGTGGATGCCTCTGTTGGGAAGTTTGTTATGCAAGTATTTGGGTACAGTCATCAGTAGACTCTAGTTATGGGATCAAGACCAGGGGTAAGAGCTCTGGTGGTGAAGAGAGTATAAAACTCTCTTTGGTAGACTTGACCCCAAGGTAAGTAGGAACAAGAAAAAATTAGGTCAAGGGATTGAGAGTATTGAATTCACGACCTACAAATTGTAAATGGAAAGTTTCCTTCAAAGAAAGACCCTTTTTATGATAAGAGCACAGTTCAATGCAATTACACAGTTAGGATTCATCTGTGTTCCTCCTCTTCAACTTGACCCAGATTCCATTACTTGGACGAAGAATCAGCTCTCCTGCCAGACCAAGTTCTTCTCTCTTTTGGTTGGATTCTACCCAAAAATGCCTCAGAATGCAAGAAAGAATGGTCTTTTCTTCCATGATGGCAAACTTTTGACCTTCAAATTAATGTAAACACCAACATTTTAATGATGGATATATCTCAAATGTGAGAAACCACAACTTCTATTAGAGGAAGCAAGCAGTTTTATGTTTTCACAATGATCCCCGAGAGAATCAAAAATCACTTCAgatgcttgttaaaaatgaagaatcGTGAGTGCCCTGACCTGCTCCCATCCAGTGCGTCTGAGTAGCTGGGGTGGGCCAGGTATTTGTAGTTTTGCAAAATCCCAGGTGGATCCTGGGCTATTCAAGCATGAGAATCGCTACTCCAGAATGCTTTCTTATTTGGGTCTTTAATTTACTATAGAATCACTAAATCAGCTTCGGGTTCATCCATTTAAACCTGGCCTGATTTTACAAATACCTGCATTTGCATAAATGATAAAATGCTAGAGATTCTAAAGCCAAGAGTGTTTATAACGCATGGTGATGTGCCTTCATTTTGTTTAAGCACTTCAGCTGGCCCTGTGGTAAGCATTTTGTGGTTTGGTTTTGCAAAATGCAATTCTGAAAAGtaacacacacagaaatgagGCTCAATGTAACCGTTATAAATAAGTTGTCTACCATATGACATATATTCTGTTTCAATCCAAAAGCTACAACATTTTCAAACTCTGCCTTGACGCTGATGAGGCTTTGTGTTATGGGCTAAATTGTGTCTCCCTCAAATTCATCCACTGAAGTGCTAAACTTCAGTACCTCACagtatgactgtatttggagataggacctttcAACAggtaattaaatgaaaataaggtcTTATGGGTGGGTCCTAacccaatctgactggtgtccctaTGAAAAGAAGAGTTtaggacagagacacacacacaggagagacCACGTGGAGGCACAGGGAGAAGACCATTGACAAGCTAAGGAGAGGTTTCCAAAGAAAGCAGTCCAGCtcacaccttgatcttggaccttgAGCCTCCAGAATTGGGAGAATTTAAGTTCCTGTGGTCTCAGCCACCCAGTGTGGTACTTTATTATAGCTGCTCTCGCAAATGAACACACTTTATGACAGccgtattttaaaataatcacgtATAGTAAAGTGGAGGGAAAAGGGagccagttttttaaaagattgttgcATGTGGGACACCACATCTCAAGAAATTTTTGTGAGCCTGAAAGGTCACACCTGTTCTGATGGATACAAACCTATACAGTTGCGGGGTCCAGCAGAGAAGGGCACGTATGCGTATGAATGGCGTCCTTTCGAGTTCTCGGGCAAGAACCGTTCTGGCACGAATTCCTCAGGATCAGGGAAGTATCTTGGATCTCTGTGCAGTGCGTAGGGCACGATGATTACTTGAGAGCCTTTCACAATTTTGTAACCCCCTGTCAGGAAGTAGAAAATAAGCCATGAGGATGGGGCaagacagacattaaaataatCTGCTGTCCCTACTATTCAAACAACAGAATTCTTACCAACGTCACAGTCTTCATTCAGATTACGGGCAAAGAAGGGAACAGGAGGGAAAAGGCGAAGGCTCTCCTTAATAACACATTCCAGGTATTTAAGTTTCTTCAGGTCTTCCAAGGTAGCAGGACGATCAGACTTCCCTGGTTTTAAGTAAATGCATGGGATAAGCAATCAGAGAATTATCTGAGCTTGGAGGATGGGACGTCAGCGAATACACTCATCAAAACACTGAATGTTAAAAACCTATGGCTAAAGGAGGATTCCTATTACccataatcaaaataaaatgagacatgtttggtaaaagaaaccagacaccaGAGGTCACAATTGGTGAGATCCCATTTGTAGGAAGTACTCCGAACAGGTAGTAAATCCTTAGAGACAGACAGCAAAGTTGCGGTTGCCAGgggtgtggggaaaggggagtggaGTGGCTGATTAATGGGACAGGGTTCCTTCCAGGTGCTGGGACTCGGATGACATCACTACTGACAGCGTCTAGGACTGTTCACCTGCGTATTACTGGTTGTGTAATAGAAATTCACATCCCATCAGCTTTACACACCTTTTCACTCATCTGTGGCCATATGCAACGCTGTATGAAGCAGTTTTCCTGGACCCCTCGAACTAATGTCAcctgctcctctctgctcccaaaCAGCACCTTCTTCACATCACTCAAGCACACAGCCATGACTCGATGCTTTACGTACATATGTCTGCTTCCTCTGTTACGCAGCGGGACCTCAGACAGTCACATTTATCTGGGCCTCCCGAGCATCCACCCCAGGGCAGTCACATGCCAGGCAATGAGCAGATACCTGTACTCTGTAAGTGATGGGTAAGGCCTCGCTAAGAAGACCGGTACGGGAGGGGATCCCATGTGGGAGCCTTCCGGCTTATGTGGAACAGGGCCTACTGCACATTCTTAATGAGCAAGAACAGCATTTGCTCTGGTGGACGTGATACCCACAGTGTAACTAGTGAGGGGGCCAAACATACCAAATATTTCCTCCAGTTCATTGTCCACTTTTTTCTGGACTTCTGGATAAGAACCCAGTAGATATAAGGACCAGTTTACTGCAGCTGCGGTTGTGTCGTGGCCCTacaaatgttaaggaaaaaatgaCTTACCAGCAGAGTTGCACTGAGAGGATTAGGAGAGAGAACTATTTTGAACTGTCTCTGGATTTGACAGCTGCACTGTGGCTTCAAACATAACAAATTAACTGGGTACAGGATTGCACCTTGGTGAGAAACcaacaagcaaataaaacagTCCCTTCAAAGGGGAGGTTCGTGCTTAAAGAGACGTTTCAACACTGTACAGAGATGCGTACGTAGTGAGAAGTGGCTGGGCTGTGCTCATAAGGGGGCATTCCAAGGGGACTGGGTGCTCTAGActctttttaagggaaaaaatgtcGGACTTTCATGGGCCAACTTTCCAGATCTACTTCTAGCATCTGTAAGGTAGGCTTTACCTGTCGATGCTGGACACCAGGCAGTGTGCGTGTGTTCTGAGTAACATCCTCAAGAAGTTGATAAATAAACCTCATGCAACACTTCCTGAGCTTTTAGGCAAAATACTAAGTACTCTGCAGAAACTAACTCCATTCTTCATCAGAGAAACTCCATGAACTCCTTGATACAGCTATTCACATTTTCAATGTTAACAGACCAAAAACAGTTTTTACATTTACATgagttcttcagaaaaaaaatatacttaGAAAATCAAAAATACTATTATAGCTCTATGAATAAGGCTTTTAGGGGAactagagagaaaacaaattatcTCCTCTATGGAAGACCTCACTTTTCCATTTTCCCTGTGTGACACAAGcgatggttttcatttttctttggctAGAAATCTCCAAAGCATTTGTTTCATAAAACAGCTCCTAAGATGGTTTGAGGCTTattctgcaatttttaaaaatgtatatatttgatgAGTCTCTGATATGGGTGTGCTGTTGCCTCTTCTCATGCTTGCTGTGTATTTACCGAAACTACTCTGAACTCCAAAGATCTGGCCATTTCACTCAGTTGTTTACCAGAGTCACAGAAGGAAGTGCTCTTGCTAAATAGTTTTTAATAACTTCCCTTGAATTTATAAGCGGACGCCTGATCCAAATGTGTCAGAGAAGTCTGCTGAACTTCCTGTTTCAATCGGTCTGATAGCCGAAGAACACAGGATGAAGCAAAGCATAAAGTACAAAGTTTGCAGACGCACAGTGCGGGGACAGGGCCGGGCAGCAACCTTCATATGGAGGGTCTGGCACCTGGGCACGAAAGGCATGGCGGGGACAGCCTGCCTCTGCCTCGAGGAGGGGGTCACGAGATGACAGTCACACGTGGTATGCCTCCTATTTGACGGGGAAAAGGAAAAGTAGAATTTCAAGGAATGCTGGAGCTGGAAGAAAGAGATCATTAGTCTGGCTGTTTTCGTGAAGGTGAGAGGTTTCATCCTTCTGGGAGAaggatgtgtgtgcacatgcacgtgtgtgtatgcgtggatttgagtgtgtgtgcacatggggatgtgtgcatgtgcgtgcagGCTGGAGATGTGAGACAGGATCTCCACTTCAACATCGAATACTAATAGCCAGTGTCACGCTTCCCGTGTGCCAGGCACGAGTCTCAGTGCACTTTAAGAAGTCATTAATCTAATCGTCATAACTATTCTGTGAGGCCCATGCTGTAACAGTGAGGACACCGGAGCCCAGAAAGCCTGGAGGAGGTGCCCGAGGTCCCACCTCTAGGACAGGTTAGAGCTGGGATTTGGCCCCAGAGCCCACATGCTTAACACCTCTCCATTTTTTTAGCTAATGTAGATGTCCATTTTCTGCATAAAACTTCTTTTCAATAAAATGCTCTgcttaaaaaaagatgttaaaaaccACTGATCTAGTCCATCTCTCTATTTTAGACGCAGGGGAAGTGTGACAAAGATCCAGGATGGCTGGCACCATCTCATACAGCTAGTGAGCATGGAGCCAGAATGAGAACTCGGTCTAGGGACCCCTGACCCAGCTGGCCTTCCTCCGCTGTGCCCCGGGCACCGAACCCACATGGCTGCAGGCAGAGCAGCTGACACCACCCACTGCTTTCCTCCACTTCCAGATTACCACGTGGTGCTTTTGAAAACCACTTCTTCATCTTTATTCGGCAATCCACACACTGAGAGATTCACTCTTTGTAACATTTAATGCTAGAGTTAGTTTTTGTAAAAACTGTACCCTTTTTTCCCGTGATTTGAAGACCAGAAATCCCTTTAGAATCACAAACTAGTTAAACTCTCTATGAGAGCGCCTTACTGTGGTCTTCAGTTAGGGCAGCTCCCAGCAGGAGCCAAGCGCTCCTTTGCTAGACCTTCGGGAAGGAGACAGTCCGGGGACAGACTTGTGGGTttcagagactttttaaaaagcatgaagcACTATAGGGAACTGACAGCAATTTCTGGCTGTTGTTCTGTTTGGAAAAGTCTGACGGGTTTCAGGTTTTCTTGAGAAAACGATGTGTGTGCTGCTGTCCCCATCATgagtcaaaagctttttctgaagAAGGAAGTTGATCTGGTGCTTAACCAAGCtctgatattttctcatttctaattaTAATGACTCTTCCTCAGTTATatgataaagattaaaaaaaaaaaaaaagggaattggTTTAAAAATACCCAGAAAATAACATGACAATAGAAAATACCTCAAACATAAAGGTGTCAACTTCTTCTCGAATTTCTTCATGACTTAGCTTGTTTCCTTCATCGTCCGTCACATTTAAAAGCAAGTCAAGAAAAGCCCTGCATTTATTTTTGCGCGTCGGAAAGTCCTTGTCATCCCATTTACCCTCTTCATCTCTCTTCATTTCGTTGGCCCGTTCAGTGATGACCTGTGTGATTTAAACAATCGCATGCTTTTGTTTGGAATTTGTTGTAGCCTCATAAtgcattttcctctgaaaatataCTAGCTTCTTTaactgattttttcccctaaacttttcctcttctgtctaaCTCAACAATAACTGAGGCTCTCATGAAAATATAGTAAAGCTTCTTGTTAACACTTCAGGGCATTTTTGGATAAGCCTTTTGGAAACAAATTTCATGTCAGACAAATTCAGAACACGCAAGTGTTATTTTTGCCATCTCCAACTCGGCAACAGGGTGTGTAGTCCACTAAATGGTGCCCTAGAGATTGGAATGAGCTAATGAGAAAAAGTTTAGGTGGTGGAGAGAACGCAGTCATTATGCAATAGACTAATTATAGATCACTCTAATTACAGGTTGTGCTGGAGAAAAGAAACAGCGGGTTGATCAGTCAGTTCACACTACGTGCGTGGCCgttccttttgcctggaattCCTTCTTCAGATGCCAGCATGGCTGGCTCCCTCCCGCCTTTAAGGTCTTGGCACTTTTTCAGACTGTCAGAAAGACCTTCCCTGATCACTGCTACCTGGTCCCTGGCATTCACCGTCTTCCTAaccctactttatttttttccatttcactcaCCACCTGATACCGCATTATATTTGCTCTATAATCTAGTACACAACTCCAACATGCCATCCATGTGGCAGCAGATTTGTCTTTGCTCGTTGACTTAATTCCAACctctagaacactgcctggcatttGAAGAATGTTCGTTCAAtctttcttgaatgaataaaagaattaaaGCCCATAAACTTAATTTGGTTATACATTTCAGCTTTCTTCTCCTATCAGGCAGTTGACCAAACCTGCTAGTGAGTGGTTTGAATGAATAGACCCTGAGTGCTTTGAGGACAGAAAAACATATCTCCTTTCATTCTTGGTGGAACCCCAGGTGCCTGGCACTCAGTGTgcaattttcaatatttattaaaggaataataTTGTCCATCCAAGTTGCAATTCATTCATTATTGATATTGATGTCAATGCATGTAATTTGAGGAAAAATGTgattatagttataaaatacaaactgTCGGTCATTCTCCTACTGCCCAGCCATGGAGATTACTCTCTCCTCCCCCGTGGCCAACTCAACCCAACGTCTCATTCACCTGACATCTCCTGACTTGGTGCCCCAGGATCTGTTGGTGATCGGCTGTACCTCGCCGTCAGGAAGCacttccattatattttaaacCAAAGTCTACAGCAAAGGGAGAATATATTTAACCTGGCACTTTTATCAGTGCACTTAAATCataatttaatgtatattttaaattaaatattgctttgttaaaaacacatttttaacacACGACTGACATCCTGTGTCTAAAATGATATCACCATCTCCTTGTTATTTTTGAATTGGGAGTAAAACTCGTAGTATCTagttaattttaatcttttccaaGTTGAGATACAGCTATAAATGCCCTTTGCCTTTGAAAATGACTGCCTAATCCAAACATTTTCAAGAAGGCTCTTGTAACACAgctctttgtctcttctttcttttactaGCACCCTGTTTgttaacaaatgtttatagttCATatcacattttgtaatttttttaaatagacaagcTCCTCTACTAGAGGTCTTACTTATTACAATGTTTCTAACGCTTGGTACAGTGCTTGGCACCTAACAagtgtttaattaatatttggtGAATATATCATCAAAATGTACTCATGCTGGCTACTTTTTCCCATTATTCTTcagcttttatgtattttttaaaaaaattttttggggggaaggtcaTTGTCTATTTatcattagggttttttttttttttttttttttggcagaagtactggggattgaacccagggcttgaTGCGTGCTCTccaccatttgagctataccctccccccaattcaacttttattttatgtgaTGCAGACTCCAGGGTCCTTCACAGGTTATGTTAACAAAACATAACAATCATGGACTTAGAAGAGACCTGGAAATGGaggtggggatggttgcacaacaaggTGAGTGCACTTAACggcactgaattgtacatttaaaatggctagaatggtaaattttatgttgcatatattttaccacaatgttaaaaaaacaacaaaaaaacaaggacTTACACTGTTGGTAAAATTATGTAGGATCTTTAGGCTCCTTTTTTGCTCCCGCCCTTCTTTAAACATACAGAACAAAAAGTCAAGCCAGAGCCAGGGTGTCTTCATTCTCTGATGTATCGAGTCACTCATCCTATAAACAGGATAAAATTACATCAGCTGATACattgaaaatgtgtatttcttgagcacctattTGATGCCGGGTGATACGCAGGAATGAGGGTGATTAGTCTGAAGGGCTGCTAAAAGCGCCAAGCTTTATGCTGAACCACGAATACATGGGTTGTTACATATCTAGTGAAGCTTAAAAATTTAATGGAATTTTAGGAATGAAGAATCCTTTATAACACATCCTTAGTAGATGGCCAGCtgatctctgcttctgtttctccaggGAGAGTTCTTGACCTTCCCGGGCTGCCTGTGGCTCTTGTACCATAGGTTGGCACGAAACCTGCCTCTTTTTAATGTCCACTCATTTGCTTGATCACTCGTCTGGAGTGCCAGGAAACAACAGGTTGCCCTCTCCCACGGAGAAGTCCATCGGCCACACTGCTCTCCCGAGCGCCGCCCTCATCATTTCCAGTGCAAAGCAGAAAGACCTCGACACCATCTCCATCTTCACCACCAGCTCTGAGGCCAAGTCTCCAGAAGACACCTTTCCTGGCCACTCAGTCTGTTAAACGTATCCCCGTTTTCCTCTCATATCAATTTGATCTTTTCTTTCCAAGCAATTATTCTAATCTGTAAGTTTATATTCATCTGCTGTAACACCTGTCTCCCCTGCTATTCCGTCTGTTCTGTGTGCTCCTACACAACTAGTCAGTATGTTGTGCAGTGACTAATAGATGCTcactatttattaaaatgatgtgAGATGAGCAGTGGACTTAAAGATGGGATACATCAAgtcaaatcctggccctgcctcttAATAGCTGAATAGTCACAAGCAATTTTAAAAGTAGAGTtgattatttcaattaaaaaatactacataCTCAGAACAGAAATACAGGAAAGGAGAATGAgtcacaacaaaaacaaaacacaatcaGAAAGAGAACAACACTTACAAAACAACAGTgcccacagctaacattttaGTGTAGTGTCTTCTAGCTTTTTTCTGTGAATAATTTCTTATACCCAGTGGTAATCAAACTACCAAAAAAATTGTTTGTATATCTTTCTTTTATCACTGAACATCATAATGTAATCTCTTGATAATTataaaatagtcatttaaaatcACTGCATAATCTGGATAGGCCATAACTTACACAACGATTCCTCTGCTGTCGGAATACATGCTTAAAATGATGAGGTTAATTTTTAGTATAATGTTTCactttgaaatgatgaaaaagatACACTACAGACAGAAAttattagcaataatttttttaaagctctaatcaataataattttagaaacaaTCAAGAGGACTTTATTTACCTATAAACTGCTCGAACATACTCGGAATCACCGTTACTTTGAGCACCAATATTCTTCCCCATGGCTGTTTCTgtaaaacacagtgagaagcaacCATTCAGTTCATGCGCATCTCTTGTGTACATTTCCCCATGGCAGACCCTTGAAAAAAGGCACCTGAAAAAAGCCATGTCCCATTCTGTCCGATGTACT carries:
- the LOC102512100 gene encoding cytochrome P450 4V2 isoform X2 → MVTSYAWKWQQLRALPTLEGAYPLLGHALMVKPDARDFFQQIIECTEEYRNLPLLTLWLGPVPLVAIYNAENVEVILTSSKHIDKSSMYKFLEPWLGLGLLTSTGNKWRSRRKMLTPTFHFAILEDFLDVMNEQANILVNKLEKHVNQEAFNCFFYITLCALDIICETAMGKNIGAQSNGDSEYVRAVYRMSDSIHQRMKTPWLWLDFLFCMFKEGREQKRSLKILHNFTNSVITERANEMKRDEEGKWDDKDFPTRKNKCRAFLDLLLNVTDDEGNKLSHEEIREEVDTFMFEGHDTTAAAVNWSLYLLGSYPEVQKKVDNELEEIFGKSDRPATLEDLKKLKYLECVIKESLRLFPPVPFFARNLNEDCDVGGYKIVKGSQVIIVPYALHRDPRYFPDPEEFVPERFLPENSKGRHSYAYVPFSAGPRNCIGQKFAIMEEKTILSCILRHFWVESNQKREELGLAGELILRPSNGIWVKLKRRNTDES
- the LOC102512100 gene encoding cytochrome P450 4V2 isoform X1 — encoded protein: MLALWMLGFGQKLLLWGGLCAVSLAGVTLTLNLLQMVTSYAWKWQQLRALPTLEGAYPLLGHALMVKPDARDFFQQIIECTEEYRNLPLLTLWLGPVPLVAIYNAENVEVILTSSKHIDKSSMYKFLEPWLGLGLLTSTGNKWRSRRKMLTPTFHFAILEDFLDVMNEQANILVNKLEKHVNQEAFNCFFYITLCALDIICETAMGKNIGAQSNGDSEYVRAVYRMSDSIHQRMKTPWLWLDFLFCMFKEGREQKRSLKILHNFTNSVITERANEMKRDEEGKWDDKDFPTRKNKCRAFLDLLLNVTDDEGNKLSHEEIREEVDTFMFEGHDTTAAAVNWSLYLLGSYPEVQKKVDNELEEIFGKSDRPATLEDLKKLKYLECVIKESLRLFPPVPFFARNLNEDCDVGGYKIVKGSQVIIVPYALHRDPRYFPDPEEFVPERFLPENSKGRHSYAYVPFSAGPRNCIGQKFAIMEEKTILSCILRHFWVESNQKREELGLAGELILRPSNGIWVKLKRRNTDES